Within the Methanofastidiosum sp. genome, the region TACCGAATGCATTAGCAACTGCTGGCAGATGCAGAACAGTGTTTGATGATCCACCTATTCCCATATCAACTCTAATTGCATTTTCAAAGCTCATCTTAGTAATTATGTCTTTTGGTTTCAAGTCCTTCTTAACAAGTTCTACTACAAGCTTCCCTGTTTGATAAGCTATTTCTTCTTTTCTCTTATCAGTTGCATGAACAGTAGCGCTCCCAGGAATTGAAAGACCCAACGCTTCAGTCATACAAGCCATTGAGTTTGCCGTAAATAGACCTGCACATGCTCCAGCACCTGGACAACTTCTCTTTTCTATTTCTCTAAGTTCCTTCTCATATATATCTCCTTTTTTAAAGCTACCAATGGCCTCAAAGATTGATATCAGATCAAGTTGCTTACCTTTGTATTCTCCTGGCTCCATTGGGCCTCCAGTGACCATAACAGCTGGAATATTTATCCTACCGGCAGCCATAAGCATACCTGGCGTTATCTTGTCACAATTTGTAACTCCTACCCACCCATCAAAGAGATGAGAAGAAACCATAAGTTCAACAGAATCAGCAATTATGTCTCGTGATGGCAGAGAATATCTCATGCCTTGATGCCCCATAGCAATTCCATCACATATGCCTGGCATACCAAATTCAAACGGGATACCACCCGCATCTCTAATACCTTTCTTTACAAGGTCTGTAAGTTTTCTAAGATTAATGTGGCCTGGCACTATTTCTGAATAAGCTGAGGCTACACCTATAAACGGTTTCTTAAAGTCCGCATCTTTTAGTCCATCAGCCCTCAACAGTCCTCTTGCCCCTGCCTTATCAATATCCTCTTTAATTATTGAACTTCTCACTTACTCACATCCACAAACTTTGATAATCCATATTCAACGCTATCTACCAGAGAGTACCAGCTTGCTGTTATTATGTTTTCAGAAACTCCAACGGTATCCCACATCTTGTTGTAACCATGAGTCCTTATCAAAACTCTGACAACTGACCCAGTTCCTTCCTCACCTTCAAGAACCCTAACTTTATAGTCGGTAAGATTAAAGTTTTTTATTTCAGGATAAGCTCCAATTAGAGCTTTTCTTAGAGCCTTGTCCAGAGCATTTACAGGGCCGTTACCCTCTGCAGCTGTATGGAACTCTTTATCATTTACTCTAAGCTTTATTGTAGCTTCAGAGCGGGATTCCATATCTCCTCTTTTGTCAATAACAACTCTAAATCCTTCAAGATCGAAGAACTTCTTGTAAGTTCCTAGAGCTTTCTTCATCAAAAGCTCAAATGAGGCCTCTGCACCTTCAAACTGATAACCTTCGTTTTCAAGTTTTTTTATCTTTTCAAGTATGAAATCAAGTTTAGCATCAGCAGATTCTAGGTCAACACCGTACTCTTTGGCCTTAAAAATAATATTGCTTCTACCTGATAATTCAGAAACTATGACTCTTGTCCTGTTTCCTACAAGTTCTGGTTTAATATGCTCATATGTATCCGGGTGTCTTTGAATAGCACTGACGTGTATTCCACCTTTATGAGCAAATGCACTTGAGCCCACATATGGTTGATGCATCTCAGGAGAGATATTCCCGAGTTCTGCTATGTATGCTGAAACATTCTTTAGTTTACTTAGCTGTTCATCTGAGATACAGTTAAGCTTCATCTTAATTTTAAGGCCAGGAATTATTGAGCAAAGATTTGCATTACCGCATCTCTCTCCATATCCATTGATAGTCCCTTGAACATGTACCGCTCCATTTTTGACGGCTTCAAGTGAGTTTGCAACAGCGCATTCTGAATCATTATGGGCGTGAATACCAATCTTACTTTTTACATCTGATTTAATTTCACTAATAATACTTCCAATCTCAAAGGGCAGGCTCCCTCCATTTGTATCACATAAAGATATGCAGTCTGCACCCGCTTTGTCAGCTTCTTTAATTGTCGACATGGCATATTCTTTGTTTCTCTTATATCCGTCAAAGAAATGCTCCGCGTCGTAAATAACTTCAATTCCATGCTCCTTTAAGAATACAATAGAATCATAGATCATCTCTAAGTTCTTTTCAAGTGGAATTTTTAATGCTTCAATTACATGAAAATCCCAACTCTTTCCAAAAATCGATGCAACTTCTGTGTCCACATCTATAATTGCCTTTAAGTTAGGATCATCTTCAGCCTTTAGCTTTGCTCTTCTTGTGCTCCCAAATGCACAAATTTTTGAAGTAGACAGAGAAAGAGCTTTGGCATTTTTAAAAAACTCTACATCCTTAGGATTTGAGCCAGGCCATCCACCCTCGATGTAATGTATTCCTAGTTCGTCAAGCTTTTCACATACCTTCAACTTATCATTAGCGGAGAAGGATATACCTTCTCCCTGTGTTCCGTCTCTCAAGGTTGTATCAAAAAGCCTTATCATTTTTTTCTCCTTATTCTTTCATCTTCTTGACTATTTCATCTCCAACCTCAGTTGTCTTAGAAGTTCCACCAAGATCCTGTGTTCTTACCTTTCCTTCTTCCAATACTTTGACTACAGCCTTTTCAATCAATGCCGCTGTTTTTGGCTCTCCGATAGTTTCTAGCATCATAACTCCACTCAATATTGTGGCAAGTGGATTTGAAACATTCTTTCCCTTGTATTTTGGCGCAGAGCCATGTATTGGCTCAAACATTGAAACACCATCAGGATTAATATTTCCTCCAGCTGCAAGACCTAGACCTCCTTGGATCATAGCTCCAAGATCAGTGATTATATCTCCAAACATATTTGGAGCAACAACAACCTGGTACCACTGTGGCTGTTTCACAAACCACATTGTAATCGCATCGACAAATGCGAATTCAGTTTCATAACCAGGATATTCCTTTGATACATCTTCAAAAACGTCTCTCCATAAACTGTAAATATTTGTCAAGACGTTGGCCTTATCAACAGATGTTACTCTTTTCTTACCCTTCATCTTAGCAAGTTCAAATGCATATCTTATAACCCTCTCAGAACCTGCTCTCGAGATCATACCTATTTGATATGCTATCTCTTCAGGTCTATCGATATCAATACCCATATTAAACTTTACTTCGTAAAGATCTCTTATTACCTCAAGTTCTTCTTTGTTCTTTGTTCCTTTGAACCTTCCACCAATTCCTATGTAGAAATCTTCTGTGTTCTCTCTAATAACGTGGAAGTTGATGTCTTTGTAGGATTTATCCTTTAGTGGACAAGGAACATTTGGATAAGATACAATTGGTCTTAAATTTACATATTGATCAAAATAAAATCTCATCTTGAGGAGGATACCCTTTTCAAGTACTCCAGGGGCGACCCTTGGGTCACCAATAGCACCAAAGTATATTGCATCCTTTTTCTTAAGTTCCTTTAGAGTTTCTTCAGTAATTAATTCTCTAGTTTTTAAGTATTGTTCAGACCCGTTTTGGTAGTATTCCCATTCAATACCTAAACCTGTTATGTCGCATGCTGCGTCTATTACCTTCTTTCCTTCTTCGATTATCTCAGGTCCTATGCCGTCACCGGGCATTATGGCTATTTTTTTCATTTAGAGCCTCCTTCACGTATTCCATCAACCCACCCTTTTCTACTATTTTAAGCAAAAAGGCAGGTAGTGGTTTGAATTCAAAGACCTCACCAGATCTTTTGTTCTTTATAGTTCCTCTTTTCAGATCGACTAAAAGTTCATCTCCTTCATTGGCCTTAATATCACATTCAATTAATGTCAGACCTAAATTAATAGAATTTCTAAAAAATATTCTTGCATAACTTTTTGCAATAACACAAGATATGCCTGCTCCCATCAGCGCTCTTGGTGCATGTTCTCTGGAGGATCCACATCCAAAGTTTCTTCCAGCAACTATCATGTCACCTTGCTTTACTATATTTACGAATTCTGGCCTTACTTTTACAAAAGCGTTTTTTGCAAGTTCTTTGGGATCTCCAGTAACTAAAAATTCAGCAGGTATTATCTGATCAGTGTCAACATTGTCCCCGAATTTAATGGCTCTCCCTTCAAGAATTTCCTTCATTAAAGCACCTCTCGTGGATCAACTATTCTTCCTTCTAATGCAGAAGCCGTCACTACAGCAGGATTTGCTAAATAGACCTCTGAGTTCTTGTGGCCCATTCTCCCTATGAAGTTCCTGTTTGTAGTAGCAACACATTTTTCACCGTCAGCAAGTATACCCATGTATCCACCAAGGCATGCGCCACATGTTGGTCCACAGACAAAACAGTCAGCCTTTTCAAAGATGTCAATTAATCCTTCTTTTAAAGCTTGGTAAAAGACTTCCTTTGTTGCAGGAACAACAAGCATTCTAACTTCTGGGTTAATCTTTCTACCCTTTAGAATTTCAGCTGCTATCCTTAAATCTTCAATTCTGCCGTTAGTGCAGGATCCAAGATATGCTTGGTCAATCTTCACGTCAACATCAGAAGCAGGGGCGGTGTTACTCGGTAAAAAGGGCTTTGCAACAGTAGGTGGTATATCTGCTGCATCATATTTTAGCTCTTCAATATAATAAGCATCAGCATCCGAATAAACTGGATTGTAGCTTCCCCTTACTCTTTCCTGAAGATATTCAAATACCTTATCATCTGGAGGTATAATGCCAGCTTTTCCTCCTGCCTCTATAGCCATATTTGAAATGGATATCCTATCAGAAAGTGTTAAGTTCTCAATAGTATTCCCATAATATTCCATAGCTTGATATAAAGCGCCCTCAACTCCAATATCTCCTATCACATGGAGTATGATATCTTTTCCATAAACATAATTGTCAAGCTTACCGTTGACTGTAATTTTAATGCTGTCAGGTACTTTTAACCAAAGCTTACCAATAGCCATAACAGCCGCAGCTTCAGTTGAACCTATACCTGTTGAGAATGCCCCTAAAGCACCGTAACTACAAGTATGTGAATCTGCACCTACAATTAGCCTACCTGGTGCAACAAACCCCTTCTCGATCATAAGTTGGTGACATACTCCACCCCTTCCAACCTCAAAGTAGTTTTCTATTTCATATTTTTTTGCAAAATCTCTCATCCTTTTTGCCTGCTCAGCAGAGGCAACATCCTTGTTAGGAACATAATGGTCTGGAATAAGGACTATCTTCTCTTTAAACGGTTTTGTGCCTTTTGGGAGCTTTTCAAACTGCTCAAATGCAGGCAGTCCAGTTACGTCATTTACCATGACGTAATCCACATTAGCTTCAACTATCTGCCCAGCCTCAGTATTGACCCCGGCTTTATTTCCTATTATTTTTTCTGATATGGTCTTTCCCATAAAAATCAACTAAAAAATAAAAATTTAAATTATTTTATTTTTTTTCAGGTTTTAAGAACATTTTCCGGATGTCCTTACCTACTTCTTCTATGAGTTTTTCGCTACCCTCTTTTCTTGCTCTTGTGAGAACAGGTCTTCCTGTGTAGTTCTCCATCATGAATTCTCTTGCAAATTCACCTGATTTGATGTTATCAAGAACTTCGTACATTCTTTCTCTGACTGAGTCATCGATTATCATTGGACCTCTTGTTCTTCCACCATATTCTGCGGTGTTTGAAACTCTTTCCCACATTAGCTCTAGCCCACCTTCATAGAAAAGATCTACAATTAACTTCATTTCATTCAAACATTCAAAATAAGCAATTTCTGGCTGGTAACCTTCACTTACCAATGTTTCAAAACCAGCTGTGATAAGTTCCGTAATTCCACCACAAAGAACACATTGCTCTCCAAATATATCGGTTATAGCTTCTTCTTCAAATGTAGTTTCAACTACCCCTGCTTTTGTTAAGTTCATTGCTTTTGCCATTGCAAGTGCGGTATGTTTTGCCTTTCCAGTGTAATCCTGCTCAACAGCTAAAAGCGCTGGAGCTCCAAAGCCTTCCTTGTAAAGTCTTCTAAGTTCACTACCTGGTGTTTTAGGCGCAACCATTACTACATCAACAAATTCTGGTGGCTTAATCTGATTAAATGTTATATTAAATCCATGAGAAAAGCTAAGAACATCGCCTTCCTTTAGATTGTCTTTTATGTATTTTGAGTATACATGTGGCTGGACCTCATCAGGTATCAAGATGTGAACGATGTCTCCTGCCTTTGCAGCATCTTCAACACTCATCGTCTTAATCCCCGCATCCTTAGCACAGTTCCATGACTTTCCACCTTCATTTACTCCAACGACAACGTCAATACCGCTATCGTGTAAACATAGGGCCTGTGCCCTTCCTTGATTTCCGTAACCTATTACTGCTACCTTTTTACCTTGTAAATATTTAAGGTCTGCATCACAATCATAATACATTGTTGCCATAATTTAACCTCCGCTTTTCTTTTCAATATCCCTAGAAATGGCAGTAACTCCCGTCCTGAAGAGTTCTTTTATGCCAAAGTTCTTCATTGTCTCAACAAATCTGTCAATATCAAGCGGGTCTGCTGTTATCTCTAGGGTTATTGTTCTTATACTAATATCTACTATATTTGATTTAAATGCATTGGCTATTTCTATAACCTCTGCCCTATTTTCCTTGTCAGCATAAACCTTCAATAGACATAGATCCCTTACTACAGATGTATTCGTATCCAAGATATTTACTTTAACAACCTCTATGAGTTTGTTTAGTTGTTTTTCTATCTTTTCGATTTCTCGTTCATCCCCAGTCATTACTATAGTCATTCGGCTCATACCTTCTTTTTCTGAAGGAGAAACAGTTAAGGAATGAATATTAATACCTCTTCTAGAAAACATCCCACTCATCCTCGTTAGGGATCCTGCTTCATCTTCCACTAGAACTGATATTATCTGTGTTGGCATCTTCCCACTCCTATCATCTCATCAACACTGCCTCCAGGCGGGATCATTGGAAGAATATTTGTTTCAGACTCTATCTTAAAATCTAAGACTGAAACAACGCCCGAATCAAAAGCATTTTTCAGTGCCTTTTCGATGTCACTTGCCTTTTCAACTCTTTCTCCATATGCACCAAAAGATTCTGCAAGTTTTACAAAGTCAGGTATTGTTCCAAGTTTTGTTCCAGCATATCTCTTATCCCAGAATAACTCCTGCCACTGTCTAACCATACCTAGGAATGAGTTGTTTAATACAGCGACAACTACAGGTATATTTTCAGCCATTGCAGTTGCTAACTCTTGACAGACCATTAAAAATGACCCGTCACCAGCAATATCCAAAACTTGACTATCTGGCTTTGCAACCTTTGCCCCAATTGCAGCTGGGAACCCAAATCCCATCGTTCCAAGTCCCCCTGAGGACATAAACTGCCTTGGCTTTTTTGTAATATAGTAGTGAGCTGCAAACATCTGATTCTGGCCTACCTCTGTAGTGACAATAGCATTGTCGTCAAGGAAATTATTAATTGTCTTAATTATAAGTTCAGGTGTAAGCTTCCCATTATGTTTTACGGTTTCACATTCTTCACACATGCTATGAAGCTGATTGACTCTCTTTCTCCAAATATTTGTGTCTTTTTTAACATCTTCATATTTCTTGATAAATTTAATTAAGTCCCTTATCACAAGATTGGCATCTCCTACAAGTGGGAAATCTACAGGGATATTTTTGTTTAATTCTGAAGAATCTATATCACAGTGAATTTTTATTGCATCAGGTGCGAAAGATTCAAGACCCCAACCTGTTGTTCTATCGGAGAATCTACATCCAATGACTAATAGAACATCACAGTTATTGATCATTTTATTTGCACCAAGTCTCCCATGCATCCCTACCATCCCAAGAGAAAGAGGGTGAGTTTCAGCTATAGCACCCTTCCCCATTAGAGTAGTCGCTACTCCAGCCCCGAGATACTCTGCCAAAATCCTTAAGTCTTCAGAGGCGTTTGCAAGTATTACCCCCCCTCCTGCAAGGATTAAAGGTCTTTCTGCCTCAACAAGTTTTTGTGCAATTCTCTTAAGCTGAAGTGGATTTGGAACTATGCTTGGATTATACCCGGCAAATTTTACCTCTCCGTGATGATACTCTTTCGATGTTTTTTGTTGGACATCATTAGGCAAATCTATAACTACTGCACCTTTCCTGCCTGTATTTGCTATCTTAAATGCACCTTTGATTGTCCTGGATAAATGGTCTGTAGATTTTACCAAGAAGTTGTGCTTTGTTATAGGCATCGTGATTCCAAATGTGTCTGCCTCTTGAAATGCATCAGTACCAATTGCTTTAGTTGAAACTTGAGCTGTAAAAGCCACAATAGGAATAGAGTCCATTGTCGCATTCAATAAACCAGTTATAAGATTAGTCGCACCAGGGCCGGAAGTTGCCATACAAACTCCCGGACCTCCAGATGCCCTAGCATAACCATCAGCAGCGTGAGCCGCTCCTTGCTCATGTCTCACAAGGATACTTCTAATATCCTTTTCTTCATAAAGTTCATCATAAAGAGGTATTAATTGGCCTCCGGGAAACCCAAAGATATGTTTAACATTTTCCTCTTTTAGACATTTGACAACGATTTCTGTTCCTTTTAGACCATCATTCATTTCGTTTTCGCCTCTTTACCTATTTTTCTTAGTTTATTTATGGCTTCAATTGCCGCATTGACACTTGTCATGACTATATCCGAGCCAACACTCTTTCCAATTGCCTTAATACTGTCCTCATTTATTATCCTGACAGATACTTGACATAGCGCATCAGATCCACCTGTGATTGCTTCAAGTCTGTACTCTTCAAGTGTGATCTTTTCAGGAACAATAGATTTTATTGCATTTAAAGCCGCATCAACTGCACCATTGCCTATGTTTGAACCAATCTTTTTGTTTCCATTGATATTTAGAATTGCTGTCGCTGTTGGTGTAATATGAAGGCCCGATATTATTGACATCTCTTCAAGTTTTACTTCTTTCTCTTCATCTGGTACCTTTCCGACATATCCTGCAGCTATTGCTATTAAGTCTTCATCTGTGATCTTCTTGCCACTCTCTCTTATTCTCTTTACATCATCGACAATCTCAAGAACCTGTTCTTTTGTGAGACCAATTCCAAAGTCCTTAAGTTTTTTTTCAACAGCATGTATACCTGTATGTTTTCCAACAACAATCTCGCTTTCCCTTCCAACTAACTTAGGTGTGAGGGGTTCATAACAGAAGGCTTTGCTTAATACACCATGGACATGTATGCCCGATTCATGGGCAAAAGCATTTTCACCAACAATAGCCTTATTCGGTTGTACAACAACACCTGATATTCTTGAAACTAGTTTAGAGATATATGTTAGTCTTGTGGTATCAAGAGAGAATCTGACACCGTAAAGTGCCATGAGGCTCATAACTGTTTCCTCTAATGAAGCATTTCCTGCTCTCTCCCCAAGACCATTAATTGTGCAGTGGACCTGTTTGGCACCACTTTCAACTGAAGCAAGAGAATTAGCAACTGCAAGACCAAAATCATTATGGCAATGGACACTTATTGGTACATTGATATCATCAACAAGTTCTTTTATCAGGTATCTCATTGCTTTTGGCATAATTGTACCAACGGTATCTGGGACATTGATATAATCTACACCTGCATCTCTTACAGCCCTATGCATCTCTTTAAGGTACTCAAGTTCAGTTCGAGTTGCATCTTCACATGAAAATTCTACTTCAACGCCGTGATCCTTTGCATATTCAACACCCTCTATGGCTTTATCCATAATTTCTTCTTTAGACATCTTGAGCTTAAACTCACGATGTAGGGGGGATGTAGCAATAAAAGTGTGAACTCTATCAACATTACATTCTAATGCGATGTCAATATCTTTTTTGTTAGATCTTGCAAGGCCGCAAACCTTTGCCTTTAAACCCATATCGCATACTTTTTTAATAGCATCTTTCTCTCCGGCAGATGTTATGGGAAATCCAGCCTCAATAGCATCAACCCCTAATAGATCAAGACTTTCAGCTATCTTCATCTTTTCCTCTATGTTAAATGCTACTCCAGGGGTCTGTTCTCCATCTCTAAGAGTTGTATCAAATATCTTGATACCTTGAATATTCATCTTTTCTAGTACTTTCTTATTATAGTCGCTTACACAAATAACTTCTTCCATATTATCCACCTATCAAAATAAATTATATAGTAAGTTCTCTCAAATGAAAAAAAATCACTTACAATCTTGATATTGCAGGTAAGACTACGGAGAAAATTTATACAGAATTTATACCTTTGCGAGGGGCAAAAATGCACCCCCCCTAATCACTAACTCCATAGTATGCACCTAATGCATTTTAATGCCAATTTATTTCTTTTTAAAGGTTTCGGTTATTTTTGCCTAAAATTTAAAAGAAAATAAAAATATTTTATTATATAGTAGTTTTTTTAGTTTCTAGTTTTCTAGCAATGTATTTTTCTATTTCAACCACAATGAAGCTTGTTGTTGCGACTAGAGTTAAAGGAATCCACCATATTGCTGGAAACGGAGCAGTTCTAAAAGGACTTGTTCCGAACAAAGGCTCTGAGTAGACTAAGATGACTTGTAAGACCAAAGTAGTCAATGCCCCAAGTATTAACCATTTATTTCTAAGTGGATTTATTTTAAACGCAGTACCCTTTAGAGATCTTGCTGTGAAAAGATACCCTACTTCAATCATTATTATTGTTGTGAATGCAATTGTCTGTGCCTGTGGCATAAATTCAAGAGCATTATCTACAGTCTTAAAGAATAGCAGAAACATTGAAAATATCATTGTCACTTCAATGATAGAAACTATTCCTACTCTTCTTATAAAGAACTTGTTGAATAGTTTTTCATTGGGGTCTCTTGGCGGTCTTTGTAATAATCCTTTTTCAGCTGGCTCCCATATAAGAGGAATTGCGCATGCAATAGCGATAATTAAATTGACCCATAATATCTGTACTGGCTCTATTGGTAATCTATGGCTAAAAACTGGTATTAATGGAGCTAAGAATAATGCACCTGCCATCGCAAGTCCTTGACCTCCATTTGTTGGCATTATGTACAAGATAACTTTCCAGATATTATCATAGACGTGTCTACCTTCTTCAACAGCATCAACAATAGTAGCAAAATTATCATCAGCTAAAATTATGTCCGATGCTTCCTTGCTTACCTCAGTTCCACCAATACCCATAGCAACGCCTATATCTGCAGCCTTCAAAGCTGGGGCATCATTCACACCATCTCCTGTCATTGCAACTATATGTCCTTTTCTCTGAAGTTGTTTTGTAATTCTATACTTATGCTCTGGCTCGACTCTTGCGTATACTGAAACATTATTAACTACTTCGAAAAGTTGATCATCTGTCATTTCTGAAATCTCTTTTCCTGTCAATACTTCGTCTTCACCATCACCTATCTTTAGTTGCCTTGCAACAGCTTTTGCTGTTAAGGCATGGTCTCCAGTAATCATTATGGAACGAATCCCTGCTGTTTTACATTTTTCTATTGCATCAATAGCTTCTTTTCTGGGCGGATCTATCATACCTTGGGCGCCAACAAAAGTTAAATCAGAGATATCTTTTTCATCGAGTGAAAGTTTATCTTTAGGAACTTTCTTATAAGCCATGGCCAATACCCTCAAGGCATCCTTGGCCATATCTTCTACATTCTTCAATATTAATTCTTTATCTAACGGTAATTTTTTCCCATCAACTAGTTGATTCTTGCAAGATTTTAGAATTCTTTCGGGAGAACCTTTTACATAGATGATGTTCTCTTCCCCATCTTCATGCAATGTTGCCATGTACTGCTGTTTTGGCTCAAATGGTATTTCATCTAATTTTAGAAGTTTTTCATCGACACCAGCTTTGATTGCAGAAACAACCAATGCTGCTTCTGTATGACTTCCTTTAGCAATATATCTTTCTTTTTCTTTTAAAATCCCAGAATTATTGCATAGAAATCCGGTTCTTAAAGTTTGTATTAATTCAGGTGTTAACTTTGCTTGAGTATTTCCATCTTTTTCTAAGATTTGGCCTACTGGTTCGTATCCTACACCTTCAATAAAATACATTTTGTTTCCACTAAACATTCGGACAGCTGTCATCTCATTTTTGGTCAGAGTTCCAGTTTTATCCGAACATATTACTGTCACACTTCCTAAAGTTTCTGCAGCTGGTAAGTTTCTGACAATAGCATTTTTTCTTGCCATAACGGTGGAACCGACTGCAAAAGCAGCGATTATAGCTCCAGCAAGTCCTTCTGGTATCAATGCCACAATCATACCAATCATGGCGAGAAACATATAGACAATTTCGTATCCCTCTAGTATTCCCAACCCAAACATCAGTACTCCAAATGAAACAATTGAAATAATCAATAACTTGACAAATGCAGAAATCTTTTTTAGTATTGGAGGAGTTGTCTGGCCAGAGCTTTTCATGAGCTTTGCTATTTTTCCAATTTCAGTTTCTTCTGCTGTTGCATATACGATACCTTGCCCTCTTCCACTAATTACAAAGGTTCCCCCATAAGCCATGCAGTATTTTCCTTCATTATTTTTATTATTAGGATCGTCCTCAGGCCCTTTTCGAACTGGCATGGACTCTCCTGTAAGCATTGATTCATCTAAGTGCAAACTCTTTGAAGATAGTATCCTAAGGTCGGCAGGGATTTTATCTCCAGATTCTATAATTACGATGTCTCCTGGGACAAGTTCTATTGCAGGGATAATCTTGTGTTCTCCATCTCTTATTACCTTGCATTTATCAACAAGCATATCCTTAAGAGCGTCAATTGAGGCTTCAGCTTTCCCTTCTTGGATAAAACCAATAATTGCTGTTGCTAAAACAACACCTACGATAACCCACATGTCCATTATAATGTCTTCTTCTCCCATGAAAGCCCATAGGAAAAAGCATGCCAATGCTGCAACTATAAGAACAATTAGTAAAGGATTATTAAATTGCATTAAAAATCTTATAAGCGGCCCTCTTTTCTTGAATTTAATTTCATTATATCCATATTTTTCGAGTCTTTTGGTCGCTTCATCAGAAGAGAGACCGCCCGTGGATGTTCCCAACTTCTTTAGTATGTCATTACTAGTTAATTTACACCAATCTAATTTTGTTTCCACAAACATCCCTCCTTTATTATTTTTATTTTACCAGATGAGGTAATTAACTTCTATTTATAAAATTTTCGTTTACCCTAATTTTTCTCCTATTCATTACGTTTTCATGAAATGTTTCAACCTGAGATATTATATTCAAAAAACTAATCACTGCCTATTTGTTCAACTTATTAAATATTTCATGAATATATATTTAATTTATTTATAATTATTAATCCGTAATCTTTATAAATCTCCAAAATTTTGACCATTTGTTCCTTAGTAGAACTAGGAGGATGTTCTGATGGTAAGAGAATTAATAAAAAATCTAAACCAAAGGAGCATTTTAACACTCCCAATTCTCTCTATTTTAGTTTTGGGAATGATAGGATGTGTCTTTGAAAAAGATAGTGTATCAGAAAGCGAATTACTAATAGTTAAGGCAAATCAAGAGCTTATACAATCTACCAAAAACTTGGATATATATCTTGAGAACATATTAGGATTAAACGAAGAGGATCTAGCTACTTACATTTTTGACTTCAGAACTTACGAAGAAGGTATAGCAAAAGGCCAATATTTTGTGAATAATTACAACTTCTTCGATGAACATAAATTACTCTTAGAAGAGATAGAAGTCAATAACAGTAAAGCTTTAGAATTATTCGACCAAGCTTTAAATACAGGCCCTGATAGCGTTGAAGAAGAATATATCCTAATGAAGATATCAGTGATTAGTAAATATAAAGAGGCAGTTACTATTTCAAAAAATCTTACTGAAAAACAGGAAACATTTAAACGCTACCTTGATAATTCGCTCAGTCAAAGCATGACTACATGTACCCCA harbors:
- the ilvD gene encoding dihydroxy-acid dehydratase, encoding MRSSIIKEDIDKAGARGLLRADGLKDADFKKPFIGVASAYSEIVPGHINLRKLTDLVKKGIRDAGGIPFEFGMPGICDGIAMGHQGMRYSLPSRDIIADSVELMVSSHLFDGWVGVTNCDKITPGMLMAAGRINIPAVMVTGGPMEPGEYKGKQLDLISIFEAIGSFKKGDIYEKELREIEKRSCPGAGACAGLFTANSMACMTEALGLSIPGSATVHATDKRKEEIAYQTGKLVVELVKKDLKPKDIITKMSFENAIRVDMGIGGSSNTVLHLPAVANAFGIALPLTLFDKISKETPHLVNLRPGGPFFMRDFDDAGGIPQILIRLKNKLNLETKTVMGNTLGDVLKKVKIIKSQTIRNVDNPYHKQGGIAILKGNLAPKGSVVKQTAVSEKIMKFEGKAKVFESEETATKAILSGKIKPGMVVVIRYEGPKGGPGMREMLEPTSLIAGMGLSESVALITDGRFSGGTRGPCIGHVSPEAFDKGAIAAVKDGDIIKIDIPKRKLEVALTDEEIEQRLKNAKLPKKNIPGMLLRYRKLVSSSDKGAVLE
- the cimA gene encoding citramalate synthase — translated: MIRLFDTTLRDGTQGEGISFSANDKLKVCEKLDELGIHYIEGGWPGSNPKDVEFFKNAKALSLSTSKICAFGSTRRAKLKAEDDPNLKAIIDVDTEVASIFGKSWDFHVIEALKIPLEKNLEMIYDSIVFLKEHGIEVIYDAEHFFDGYKRNKEYAMSTIKEADKAGADCISLCDTNGGSLPFEIGSIISEIKSDVKSKIGIHAHNDSECAVANSLEAVKNGAVHVQGTINGYGERCGNANLCSIIPGLKIKMKLNCISDEQLSKLKNVSAYIAELGNISPEMHQPYVGSSAFAHKGGIHVSAIQRHPDTYEHIKPELVGNRTRVIVSELSGRSNIIFKAKEYGVDLESADAKLDFILEKIKKLENEGYQFEGAEASFELLMKKALGTYKKFFDLEGFRVVIDKRGDMESRSEATIKLRVNDKEFHTAAEGNGPVNALDKALRKALIGAYPEIKNFNLTDYKVRVLEGEEGTGSVVRVLIRTHGYNKMWDTVGVSENIITASWYSLVDSVEYGLSKFVDVSK
- a CDS encoding isocitrate/isopropylmalate dehydrogenase family protein, producing the protein MKKIAIMPGDGIGPEIIEEGKKVIDAACDITGLGIEWEYYQNGSEQYLKTRELITEETLKELKKKDAIYFGAIGDPRVAPGVLEKGILLKMRFYFDQYVNLRPIVSYPNVPCPLKDKSYKDINFHVIRENTEDFYIGIGGRFKGTKNKEELEVIRDLYEVKFNMGIDIDRPEEIAYQIGMISRAGSERVIRYAFELAKMKGKKRVTSVDKANVLTNIYSLWRDVFEDVSKEYPGYETEFAFVDAITMWFVKQPQWYQVVVAPNMFGDIITDLGAMIQGGLGLAAGGNINPDGVSMFEPIHGSAPKYKGKNVSNPLATILSGVMMLETIGEPKTAALIEKAVVKVLEEGKVRTQDLGGTSKTTEVGDEIVKKMKE
- a CDS encoding 3-isopropylmalate dehydratase small subunit — protein: MKEILEGRAIKFGDNVDTDQIIPAEFLVTGDPKELAKNAFVKVRPEFVNIVKQGDMIVAGRNFGCGSSREHAPRALMGAGISCVIAKSYARIFFRNSINLGLTLIECDIKANEGDELLVDLKRGTIKNKRSGEVFEFKPLPAFLLKIVEKGGLMEYVKEALNEKNSHNAR
- a CDS encoding 3-isopropylmalate dehydratase large subunit; this encodes MGKTISEKIIGNKAGVNTEAGQIVEANVDYVMVNDVTGLPAFEQFEKLPKGTKPFKEKIVLIPDHYVPNKDVASAEQAKRMRDFAKKYEIENYFEVGRGGVCHQLMIEKGFVAPGRLIVGADSHTCSYGALGAFSTGIGSTEAAAVMAIGKLWLKVPDSIKITVNGKLDNYVYGKDIILHVIGDIGVEGALYQAMEYYGNTIENLTLSDRISISNMAIEAGGKAGIIPPDDKVFEYLQERVRGSYNPVYSDADAYYIEELKYDAADIPPTVAKPFLPSNTAPASDVDVKIDQAYLGSCTNGRIEDLRIAAEILKGRKINPEVRMLVVPATKEVFYQALKEGLIDIFEKADCFVCGPTCGACLGGYMGILADGEKCVATTNRNFIGRMGHKNSEVYLANPAVVTASALEGRIVDPREVL